From one Bacteroides fragilis NCTC 9343 genomic stretch:
- a CDS encoding YggS family pyridoxal phosphate-dependent enzyme — protein sequence MNVTDNLKQVLAELPSGVRLVAVSKFHPNEAIEEAYRAGQRIFGESKVQEMTGKYESLPKDIEWHFIGHLQTNKIKYMAPYVSMIHGIDSYKLLAEVNKQAIKAEKVIRCLLQIHIAQEETKFGFSFDECKEMLNAAEWKALANIQICGLMGMATNTDSKEQIEREFRSLNCFFHEVKKQYFANEPTFCELSMGMSHDYHLAIKEGSTLVRVGSKIFGERVY from the coding sequence ATGAATGTTACTGATAACTTAAAGCAGGTCCTGGCCGAATTGCCATCCGGCGTTCGACTGGTTGCAGTCTCGAAATTCCATCCGAACGAAGCCATTGAAGAAGCCTATCGCGCGGGACAGAGAATTTTCGGAGAAAGCAAAGTGCAGGAGATGACAGGCAAGTATGAAAGCCTGCCCAAAGACATTGAGTGGCATTTTATCGGGCACTTGCAGACAAACAAGATCAAGTATATGGCGCCTTATGTGTCCATGATACACGGAATCGACTCTTACAAACTGCTGGCAGAAGTGAACAAACAAGCCATAAAGGCAGAAAAAGTTATTCGCTGTTTACTGCAAATACACATCGCTCAAGAAGAAACCAAGTTTGGTTTCAGTTTTGACGAATGCAAAGAGATGTTGAATGCCGCCGAATGGAAAGCATTGGCAAACATACAGATATGCGGACTGATGGGAATGGCTACCAACACAGATTCGAAAGAACAAATCGAACGGGAATTCCGTTCTTTAAATTGTTTTTTCCATGAGGTGAAAAAACAATATTTTGCCAACGAACCGACTTTTTGCGAACTTTCAATGGGAATGTCCCATGACTATCATCTGGCCATTAAAGAGGGCAGTACATTGGTAAGAGTAGGAAGTAAAATCTTCGGGGAAAGAGTTTATTAA
- a CDS encoding dihydroorotate dehydrogenase-like protein produces the protein MADLKTTFAGLTLKNPVIISSSGLTNSAAKNAKLEAAGAGAIVLKSLFEEQIMMEADRLRNPSYYPEGSDYLAEYIRNHKLAEYLELIKESKKICTIPVIASINCYTDAEWVDFAKQIEEAGADALEINILALQSDIQYKYGSFEQRHIDILSHIKKTIRIPVIMKLGSNFTNPVALIDQLYANGAAAVVLFNRFYQPDIDVEKMEHTSGDVFSNASDLSTTLRWIGISSSLVSKIDYAASGGIHKPDGIVKAILAGASAIEICSAIYQNTNLFVGEMNRFLSAWMERKGFKHISQFKGKLNAKDVGGINMFERTQFLKYFSEK, from the coding sequence ATGGCCGACTTAAAAACAACTTTTGCGGGATTGACTTTGAAAAATCCTGTAATTATCAGTAGTTCGGGACTTACTAACAGTGCCGCTAAAAACGCAAAGCTGGAAGCTGCCGGTGCAGGAGCCATTGTCCTGAAATCACTATTTGAAGAACAAATTATGATGGAAGCTGACCGTCTGAGGAATCCATCATACTATCCGGAAGGAAGTGATTATCTGGCTGAATATATCCGTAATCATAAATTGGCAGAATATCTGGAACTGATTAAAGAAAGCAAGAAGATATGCACCATTCCTGTTATTGCAAGTATAAACTGCTATACCGACGCTGAATGGGTAGACTTTGCAAAGCAAATAGAAGAAGCCGGTGCAGACGCACTGGAAATAAATATTCTTGCTCTACAATCGGACATCCAATATAAATACGGCTCATTTGAACAACGTCACATCGATATTCTGAGCCACATCAAGAAAACAATTCGCATCCCGGTTATTATGAAATTGGGCAGTAACTTTACCAATCCGGTAGCCTTGATCGATCAACTTTATGCCAACGGTGCAGCAGCTGTTGTCCTTTTCAACCGTTTCTACCAACCGGATATTGACGTAGAGAAGATGGAGCATACTTCAGGAGACGTGTTCAGCAACGCATCCGACCTTTCGACAACCCTGCGTTGGATAGGTATCTCTTCTTCACTGGTATCTAAAATTGATTATGCCGCTTCAGGAGGAATTCATAAACCGGACGGAATTGTAAAAGCTATTTTAGCAGGAGCATCGGCCATCGAAATATGTAGTGCCATCTACCAGAACACCAATCTGTTTGTAGGAGAAATGAACCGCTTCCTTAGCGCATGGATGGAGCGGAAAGGATTTAAGCACATTTCTCAATTCAAAGGTAAGCTGAACGCTAAAGATGTGGGAGGCATCAACATGTTTGAACGTACCCAGTTCTTAAAATACTTCTCTGAGAAGTAA
- a CDS encoding N-acetylmuramidase family protein — translation MKTIKLGYEGEEALLLCRELKRNGYSVKESRTFTQEMKEAVIDFQQKNKLDADGIVGYRTWEVLFFTGHPITERLTEEDFILVARLLDVEVAALKAVQQVETGGRGGFFAPGKPAILFEGHIFWNQLKKRNINPESHVKGNENILYPKWEKGHYKGGMGEYDRLEQARKINHEAADASASWGMFQIMGFNYAACGEKSVDSFVKAMCMSECRQLVLSARFIKQSGMLSALQAKDWAEFAKRYNGPAYEQNQYDKKLAAAYQKFS, via the coding sequence ATGAAGACTATTAAATTAGGTTATGAAGGTGAAGAAGCTCTCTTGCTGTGTCGGGAGTTGAAACGCAATGGTTATTCAGTAAAGGAAAGCCGGACTTTTACACAAGAAATGAAAGAGGCAGTTATTGATTTTCAACAGAAAAACAAGTTGGATGCTGATGGAATCGTGGGATATCGCACTTGGGAAGTTCTGTTCTTTACAGGGCATCCCATTACCGAACGTTTGACTGAAGAAGATTTTATTCTTGTGGCCCGGTTGCTCGATGTGGAAGTGGCTGCTTTAAAAGCGGTACAGCAAGTAGAAACAGGTGGGAGAGGAGGATTTTTTGCTCCCGGTAAGCCCGCTATCCTTTTCGAAGGTCATATTTTCTGGAATCAATTGAAAAAGCGGAATATCAATCCTGAATCGCATGTGAAGGGGAATGAAAACATTCTCTATCCCAAATGGGAGAAGGGACATTATAAAGGCGGTATGGGTGAATACGATCGTTTGGAACAAGCCCGTAAGATCAATCATGAAGCAGCGGATGCTTCTGCCAGCTGGGGGATGTTCCAGATTATGGGTTTCAACTATGCAGCCTGTGGAGAGAAGAGTGTCGACAGCTTTGTAAAAGCTATGTGTATGAGTGAATGTCGACAATTGGTGCTGTCCGCCCGCTTTATCAAACAATCCGGAATGCTTTCCGCTTTGCAAGCCAAAGACTGGGCAGAGTTTGCCAAACGTTATAATGGTCCTGCTTATGAGCAGAATCAATATGATAAAAAATTAGCAGCGGCTTACCAGAAATTTTCGTAG
- a CDS encoding DUF2589 domain-containing protein — protein MDNKKVRSTSSQVMELQQLIAGPLIATIEADSLSSQRYLDYLMKIAFESYDPVTGRTGKIRMLTFNYQSQDAGGGRTQSVSIPILTLVPLPLLQVQEADFDFDIKILDALSETAEEKFSLEEGKSVNEPQSGGGFKLRASLAPKQGEGSSTSNVQQSLSANMKVKVKMRQADMPAGLSNLLHLTASNMQVEETEAEEITEGGNK, from the coding sequence ATGGATAATAAGAAAGTTAGGAGCACTAGTAGCCAGGTAATGGAACTTCAGCAATTGATTGCCGGTCCTTTGATTGCAACTATTGAAGCGGATTCATTATCTTCACAAAGATATCTGGATTATCTGATGAAAATCGCATTTGAATCCTATGATCCTGTGACAGGACGGACCGGTAAGATACGTATGCTTACGTTCAACTATCAGAGTCAGGATGCCGGCGGGGGAAGAACGCAAAGTGTAAGTATACCGATACTGACATTGGTACCTCTGCCACTGTTGCAAGTACAGGAAGCAGATTTCGATTTCGATATTAAAATTCTGGATGCGCTGTCGGAAACAGCTGAAGAGAAATTTTCACTGGAAGAAGGTAAAAGCGTGAATGAGCCGCAAAGTGGAGGGGGATTTAAACTCCGGGCTTCACTGGCTCCCAAACAAGGAGAAGGCAGCAGCACTTCGAATGTGCAGCAGAGCTTGTCGGCAAATATGAAAGTGAAAGTGAAGATGCGTCAGGCAGATATGCCTGCGGGGTTGTCTAATCTGTTACATCTGACGGCGAGCAATATGCAAGTAGAAGAAACTGAAGCTGAAGAAATAACGGAAGGAGGAAATAAATGA
- a CDS encoding DUF2589 domain-containing protein, which produces MAVDKTPSQVATSALQAIPFGSIIGGPLKACVEAQALAAKTTWEFIQNVGINVNPETGEKTAVNVSFSFIQGGRLVQLNIPLLTIVPIPYIAIREVDINFKANISASSSTTAETNESVSKDAALKASASMRFGCFKMNADMNASYSSKKDSKATSDSKYSVEYTMDVAVKAGQDSMPAGLSKILELLGNSLDVSDPAGTLEVNSNLLLIENGKETVRLIATYKDGSGLLAPDKLTITGTGANAADFKVSGDSKIIDLPEGTYTIKAEGSKKEVIVEVKKDTATPQEEVTE; this is translated from the coding sequence ATGGCAGTTGACAAAACACCGTCGCAGGTTGCAACCAGTGCGTTGCAGGCGATTCCGTTCGGTTCTATTATTGGTGGTCCGTTGAAAGCATGTGTGGAAGCACAGGCTTTGGCAGCAAAAACAACTTGGGAATTTATTCAGAATGTAGGTATAAATGTTAATCCCGAAACCGGTGAGAAGACAGCAGTCAATGTTTCTTTCTCTTTCATTCAAGGCGGACGTTTGGTCCAGTTGAATATTCCGTTGTTGACCATTGTTCCTATCCCTTATATTGCAATCCGTGAAGTGGATATTAATTTTAAGGCTAATATCAGTGCTTCCTCTTCAACAACGGCAGAGACGAATGAATCTGTATCTAAGGATGCGGCTTTGAAGGCTTCGGCCAGTATGAGATTCGGATGCTTCAAAATGAATGCGGATATGAACGCAAGCTATTCATCGAAGAAGGATTCTAAAGCAACTTCCGATTCTAAGTACAGTGTAGAGTATACCATGGACGTGGCTGTAAAAGCCGGACAAGACAGTATGCCCGCAGGTCTTTCTAAAATTCTGGAATTGCTGGGTAACTCACTGGATGTTTCCGATCCTGCCGGTACACTGGAAGTGAACAGCAACTTGCTGCTTATTGAAAATGGAAAAGAAACAGTACGGTTGATTGCCACCTATAAGGATGGCAGCGGTCTGTTGGCTCCTGACAAACTGACTATTACAGGAACCGGAGCCAATGCGGCCGACTTTAAGGTAAGTGGTGACAGTAAGATTATCGACTTGCCGGAAGGTACATATACTATCAAAGCAGAGGGAAGCAAGAAGGAAGTGATTGTCGAAGTGAAAAAAGATACGGCAACTCCCCAGGAAGAGGTAACGGAATAA
- a CDS encoding LytR/AlgR family response regulator transcription factor: protein MKENSIKPYCYCGESESSLVDNAIFVYFGDEYRRVLLDEILWLEASGSYCVLCMENGAEITVSYPLDRIFNNDLPRGKFQRIHRSYAINVFKVTGFAGNYVHIGKKMLPVSESHKKNFLACFHKIYSKRALGK from the coding sequence ATGAAAGAGAATTCAATCAAACCGTATTGTTATTGTGGTGAGTCAGAAAGCTCATTGGTCGATAATGCTATTTTTGTTTATTTTGGTGATGAATACAGAAGAGTACTTCTGGATGAAATCTTATGGCTGGAAGCATCCGGCAGTTATTGTGTACTCTGTATGGAGAACGGTGCAGAGATAACAGTCAGCTATCCTTTGGATCGGATCTTCAATAATGACCTTCCTCGCGGCAAGTTTCAGAGAATTCATCGTTCTTACGCTATCAATGTGTTCAAGGTGACCGGATTTGCAGGTAACTATGTACATATAGGAAAGAAGATGTTGCCGGTCAGTGAATCTCACAAAAAGAATTTTTTAGCTTGTTTCCATAAAATTTACTCAAAGCGTGCATTGGGAAAATAA
- a CDS encoding DUF3876 domain-containing protein: MGKNRNHYSFFLYFVFIIFVLLGCRPVRIQMPDGMYGRWKSSAGRPDITLGTDSIGSFAIVHHRIYDGKICPVRYPLHLNSPTKGYIRAEGCILFYYDSLKCVLYFSPGGDYTQ, translated from the coding sequence ATGGGTAAAAATAGGAATCATTACAGCTTTTTTTTGTATTTTGTCTTTATCATATTTGTGCTTTTGGGTTGTCGACCTGTCCGGATACAGATGCCGGACGGAATGTATGGAAGATGGAAATCTTCTGCAGGCCGTCCGGATATTACATTAGGGACAGACAGCATAGGGAGCTTCGCTATAGTTCACCACCGTATTTATGACGGAAAAATTTGTCCTGTCCGTTATCCGCTTCATCTTAATTCACCTACTAAAGGGTATATCCGTGCAGAAGGTTGTATCCTGTTTTATTATGACAGTTTGAAATGTGTTTTATACTTCTCTCCCGGAGGTGATTATACACAATAA